The Chitinivibrionales bacterium genomic sequence GCGCCACATCGCGCCGTCGCATTTTACAAATGAGCAGAGCTACGCAGAGGCACTGCTTGCCGTGCTCAGGGAATACCGCATCGATGTCATCGCGCTTGCGGGATACATGAAAAAAATTCCCCATTCCGTCATCACCACCTATCCGCAAAAAATCATCAATATCCATCCGGGACTCCTGCCCGGATTCGGCGGCAAGGGGCTCTACGGGGAGAAGGTGCATCAGGCGGTTCTCGATTACGGGGCGAAAATTTCCGGCATCACGATTCATTTCGTCGATGAAGAATACGATCACGGCCCGATCATTTTCCAGGACACGGTGAAGGTGCTTGACAGCGACGACAGCCACACCCTCGCGGAGCGCGTGCTCAAGGTTGAGCACGCGAGCTACTGGCGGGTTCTCGAGGCCCTCACGCAGGGGCGCATTTCGGTAAAAGGCCGCAGGGTGTATGGCGCGGTGTGACACGCAGTTGCTGTACGATTTCGACCTTCGCATCGAGGCCGGGCTCGGCTGCCGCGTTGCTGGGCTTGACGAGGCGGGCCGCGGCCCCCTGGCTGGACCCGTGGTCGCCGCCGCGGTGATGCTCGACCTCGGCAGGCCGATCCCCGGGGTCAACGATTCGAAAAAGCTTTCCGCGAAAAAAAGGGACGAACTGTACGGCCTCATCATTGCCGGCGCCGCCGCCTGGGCGGTCGGGGAGGCGTCGGTGGAGGAAATTGACAAACACAACATCCTGCAGGCGAGCCTCCTTGCCATGAAACGGGCGCTCGACGCGATGTCCCGCCCCTGGTCGCTTGCGCTGGTCGACGGCAACCGCGGCATCCCGGACCTTGACAACGGCCGCCAGCTCACCGTGGTGGGAGGCGACGGCAAAAGCGCGTCCATAGCGGCGGCCTCGATCATCGCAAAGGTGACCCGCGACAGGATCATGGCGTCCTGGCACGGCCGGTATCCGGCGTACGAATTCTCCCTGCACAAGGGATACGGCACGGCGCTGCACCGCGAGAGGATCAGGCAACTCGGTCTGTGCGAGATACACCGTAAGAGCTTCTGCGCTAATCTTGTATCGCAGACCGCCATGGACCTGGCCATAACGGCGCCGTCTCCGGGGAAGGAACCGCAATGAACCTTCAGGTCACCGAAGAGGGGACGTGGTACCGGTTCAAGGTCCTCGAAAAAAATACCTGGACGCCTTCCACGTTCTTTCCCCAGCTCGACAGCGTGCTGGCGCGGATAAAGACCGTGCTCGCGGAAAAGAAAGGTGCGCGGATCCTGTTCGACCTGAGCGCGCTTGACACCATAGACAGCTCGCTCATCACGGTGCTCGTCCAGACGGTGCGCATGACCGGCGTTGACCGCGTGAGCGTGCTCGTATCGCACCCCGATGTTTACAGCTGGCTCGCCCTGCTCGGCCTCGACCGTCTCGCCGAGATATTCGACTCCGAGGAGGCATGGCGCCGGAAGCAAAAGCACCCGGAAGGACAAGGATAAGACAATGCCCGACGCCAGGCCCTTTAACGGTTATCGGTACGCACTTGACAAACCGGAAGATTTGGGAAGGTTCGTGGCCCCGCCGTACGATATGATCGACACTGCCATGGTAGCGAGGCTGTACGAGAAAGACGCGGCCAACGTGGTGCGGGTGATCCAGAACAAAAAGGAGAGGTCCGACACCGAAAACCGCGACCGTCACCACCGGGCGGCAGCGTTCCTCAATGAATGGATCTCCTCCGGCGTGCTTAAAAAGGACGCGGAGCCATCGCTGTACGTGTACCGCCATGAGTTCGCGGTGCGGCAGGGGAGCAAAACCGTTTCGTACAAGCGCACGTCGGTGATCGCGCTGGTGAAGCTCGTTGACTATGAAAAAAGGCTCATCCTGCCGCACGAATACACACTTTCGGGTCCCAAGATAGACCGTTACGAGCTTTTGTCCGCAACGCGGACCCACTCCGAGCTCATCTTCGGTATCGTGCCCGACGAGGGGCTGCTTTACAAGGTGATAACCTCATGCGCAACCGGACCTGTAGTGGGGTCGTTCGAGTCCGATGGAGGAGTGCGGCATTCCCTGTTCCGCATCGCGGACGGCGCCGCCATTAAACGGCTCACCGACGCCCTTGCGGGAAAAAAAGTGCTCATCGCAGACGGACACCACCGCTACGAAACCGCGCTCACATTTTTCAAAGACACGGCCAACCCCGAGCATGCCTACGTGGTCATGGCGCTCGTTTCCATGGCCGACCCAGGCCTCGTGATACGGCCCTTTCACCGTCTCGTCCGCTCATCGCCGGGCTCGCTCGACGTGCCCCTCATGCAAGCGCTGAAGCAGTTCTTCGATGTAAAGGACCTCGGCCCCGCGGCGTTCGGTGCGGTGCAGAAATTTCTTGAGAAACGCGCGCTGCCCGAAATACTTTTTCTCGATTCGTCGGACCAACGGCTCTACGGGCTCACGCTGAGCCGGGCCGGCGGCGAGTACCTCTCAAAGAACCCGCACGGCATGTCGAAACGGTGGAACCTCCTCGACGTCTCGAAGATAAATTCCATTGTTGTCAACAAGATCCTGTCACTCCCGCTCGACGGCACCGTGCTCCACGACCTCATCGATTATCTCAACGACCCCGAAGCCGCCTATGACGAGGCCATGCGCGACGCCAACGCGTACCGCGGCGCGTTTTTCATCCGGCCGCTCGACATCGAAACGGTCAACGCGATCGTGTCCGGCGGCGAGCGCATGCCGCAGAAGTCGACCAATTTTTTTCCGAAGTTCTTTTCGGGCCTTGTTTTCAACCGCATGGAGAACGGGTGAGACTGTCCCGCGCCATCCAGTGGGTGTTGGGCGCCGGCCTCGCGGCCGCGGGTCTTTTGATTTTTTTCAGGAATGTCGAGCCGCACCGGCTGGCCGAGCAGCTGCTCCACACCAACCTTTTTGTTATCCTCCTCTGCGCCTTGTTAACGGTGTTCACGCTGTGGTTCAGGGCGCTGCGGTGGCGCGTTTTGCTTCCCGCAAAACAGGCAGCGCATAAAAAACGGTTGTTCTCCATTGTCTCCGTCGCGTTCATGATCAACAACATCCTTCCCGCACGCATGGGTGAGGCGGCGCGGGTCGTCCTGTTATGGAAGAGGAACGGATACGGCATCGCGGTAAGCATCGGCACCCTCATCATGGAGCGGGGGATCGACCTTCTCATGTTCAGCGCATGCTTTTTTATGCCCGTGTTTCTGGCGCCTATTTTCAGCCCGGGCGGCGGCCTGGCATCGGAGTCGGGTTACAAAACGGCGACGCTGCACACCTTTGCGGTGATCCTGGCGGCCGGCGTAGCAGTGTCGCTGGCGCTGCTATTTGCCTATTCCCGCGCGCCGCAGGCCGTTGCATGGTTGGGCGGAAAATGCCTGAAATTGCTTCCTGTCAAGATGCATCCCCGCCTCAAGCGCATCGGCCGCGACGTGATTTCCTCGCTCGACTGGACATTCTCGGTCAAAAAGTGGCTGGCGGTGCTCTTTTTTTCCTGCATGATCGTGTCGTGTTACGCACTCATGATCGTTTTTCTTGCCGGACCCGGGAAATTCGGATTTTTATTCGGCCTTTTTTCCCAGGCGTTCGCGGCGCTTGGCGCCGCTATCCCGCTGGCGCCGGGGTACGTGGGAACGCTCCACGCGATGATGCTCGAGGGCCTTGCTCTGTGCGGCATGGCGCACGACAAGGCCCAGGCCATCACCATCCTGTTTCACGCGGTATCGTATATCACGGCGACTCTGTTGGGACTGTATTATTTTTTCAGCATGAATATTTCATTCAAAGACATTTCCGAAGCCGAAAAGACGATTGAAAAAGAGGAAGAACAATGAACGATAAAGAATTATTGTCCGGCTTTCAGCAGGCCGTGGGGAACATCAGGAAAGAGCTGTCAAAACAAATCGTTGGACAGCGCGAGGTGATCAACGATCTTCTCGCCTGCCTCATCGCCGGCGGCCACTGCCTTCTCATCGGCGTTCCAGGCCTTGCGAAAACCACGCTCATCAGGAGCCTGGGCCAGTGCCTTTCCCTCAAGTTCAACCGCATCCAGTTCACGCCCGACCTCATGCCGTCCGACATCACCGGCTCGGAGATTCTCCATGAAGACCGTGCCACCGGCCTTCGTGAATTCAGGTTTGTAAACGGTCCGGTATTCTCCAACATCGTGCTTGCCGACGAGATCAACCGTACGCCGCCTAAAACGCAGTCCGCCCTTTTGCAGGCCATGCAGGAACACGAGGTGACCTCATCGGGCGTGACGTTCCCCCTGCCCAGGCCCTTCTGGGTGCTCGCCACCCAGAACCCCATTGAGCAGGAAGGCACTTACCCGCTGCCCGAGGCGCAGCTGGATAGGTTCATGTTCTCGGTGGAGATCGATTATCCCACCCTTGCAGAAGAGGTGGAAATAGTCCGCACCACCACCATGTCGCGCGCTGCGGCGATTTCACCGGTGCTTGACACGGCGCAGGTGGAGGCGGTCCGCGAGCTCGTGCTGCGCGTGCCGGTCGCCGACTCGGTGGTGCAGCACGCCGTAAAGCTCGCACGGTCAACCAGGCCGGACGGCCCGGAATGCCCAAAAGCCATGCAGGAGTTCATCACCTGGGGGGCAGGGCCGCGCGCCTCGCAATACCTTGTTCTTGCGGCCAAAGCTTATGCCGTACTTGATGCCAGGCCGACGCCCGATACGAGTGATGTAAAGCGCGCCGCGCCGTGCGTTTTAAGGCACCGGATCGTGCGTTCTTTCCATGCGGAAACAGAAGGGGTAAGCACGAACGAAATTGTGCGTAAATTACTAGAAAACCCGTGATTTTTATCGCTGTAACTGTTTGAATTTTATAATGATAAAATACAAGAAGGCCGGACGCTCGCGTCTGGCCTTCTGTAGTAAGAAGGGGGCCTCTCGAAGATACGCTGCAATCGCTATTAAACCGCAGGTTTTATTATACCACCGAAAGGTCGTTTTGTCAAGAGCCGCATTTCTTTCGAATTGCGACAATCCACGATTTACGCAAGGGAAATCTATCAGCTTAATAGTCCTCAGATAGAGAAGCTAAACTGCGTTGCGACCACATTCCGTTTCGCTAATGTGACCGCAATCACAATACGTGGAAAAACAACAATGTATTTTTTTATCCAGACGAACTGTTATATTAAGAGTCTGTTCGTTCACTTTTTTAGGGGACTTTCAGATGCGCACTATCAGGTCTTTATCGTTACTTGCCGTTTCTTTTGCCTCGCTTGTCTTCCTTACCTGCACCGGGCAAGAGAATCCGTTCAAGCCCTCCGATGCAACAGTGACGCCTGAACTTGAAAATTCTGCCGGACAGAGCGGAACCACCATTTCCGACAGTGTCGGAAAGCCGGTGAAGATCATCCTTTTGGCCTATCTTCCCTCATATATCGATTCCGTGAAAGTGATTGTTGCCAACACAACCACGGCCGACACCGATACGGTCCGTGTTTTTAACAAGGGCACGGTCTGGACCGATACACAGATTGTCAACATTATTTTCAGAACGGCGGGGACCCGTACCGTCACCATCATTGTTTTCGCGGGCGGCACCGAAAAAACGTCAACGGTCTCAATTGACATTGCGGCAAAACCGGTGCCCAACCATCGTCCGGCGCTGGTGGTCACCGGCCTGCTCAATATCACCACCGCACAGACTTGCTCTTTGTCGCTTTCAGTGCGGGACTCCGACACGGGGCAGACGCACCTATTTACTCTTGTCAAGGGCCCGAAGGGTGCGACCTTCACCGACTCAATCTTCAGATGGACGCCGCCCGCAGGTTTTACCGGCACCGACTCGGCCGTGTTTTCCGTCACGGACAACGGCGCGCCGCCCCTGTCGGACACGGCGACCGAGTACATTACCGTGAGCGAGTCCCTGTCCCTTCAGATAACCGCTCCGCTGCCGGCGGCCACCAATGTTGCTCAGGGGGGAAGCACCGCCTTGACGGTCGCCGTGTCCGGCACCGCGCCGATTTCATACCAGTGGTATTATAATGGGGCGGCAATCGGCGGCGCGACCGGCAATAGCTATTCAAAGACATGGGGGGCAAGTGATGGTGGGTACTATAAAATAGTGGTGAGCAACGCCAAGGGGAAGGACTCATCAACTACCCAGGTCACGGTTTGCCCTCGCATAACCGCGGGACTGGGGCCAAGCACCAGCATCGCGATAAACAGCGCCACGGCGCTTTCCGTGACCGCCGCCGGCACACCGCCAATGTCGTATCAATGGTACCGCAACGACACCGCTATTTCCGGCGCCACCACGGGCAGCTATTCCAAGACCTGGGCCGCAAGCGACGGCGGAGTTTACAAAGTGATAGTTTCCAACGGCGCAGGAAGCGACTCGTCGGAAACCGCGGTTACCATAAATTCCTCGATCACGACCCCGCTGCCCGGGATAACCGGCGTCAAACAGGGCAGCAGCTTCGCCCTGTCGGTTGTGGCGACGGGAACGCCGCCAATAACGTATCAATGGTACTACAATAACGTTGTCATCATCGGGGCGACAAGCGCTTCTTATTCGAAAACCTGGGGGGCCGGAGACGGCGGAATATATAAGATCGTGGTGACCAACGGCATCGGCAAGGATTCTTCGTCCACCCAATTGATCGTTGCCCCGGTGATAACGAGTACGCTGGGCGCGACGACGAACATGTCGCAGGGCGGCAATACGGCTCTTTCAGTGTCCGCAACCGGAACCGCACCGTTGAGTTACCAGTGGTATCTCAACGATGTATCAATTTCCGGCGCGACCCTGAGTGCATACTCAAAAACGTGGGGGGCAACCGACGGCGGAGTTTACAAAGTGATAGTCGGCAATGCGGCAGGAAGCGACTCTTCTCATACTACCCTGAATGTGGGGGTGGTGATTTCGCCGCGGCTCGGCGCGAAGACCAGTTTTAACCAGGGTTCGTCCGGCCAACTGAGCGTCACCGCGACGGGAACGGCGCCGATCACGTACCAATGGTATTTCAATGGAAATCAAATCTCTGGCGCCGCTTCAAGCTCCTACTCCAAAACGTGGCAATATGCGGATTCGGGAACCTACAAGGTGATGGCCACGAATGCGGCGGGGACCGATACGTCAAGCACCGTGGTTGCGGTGAAGGATGTGACGCCGCCCGTGATTATCCTTAAAGGATCTCTGGACACCACAATCGCGATCGGCTCAACCTGGACCGAGCCTGGCGATTCCGCGTGGGATGACAGGGACGGGGTGATTACGAACAAGATCAAGGTAACAGGAGGACCGGTTGCTGTATCCGCTTCGGGAAAATTCACACTGGCCTACAACGTTTCCGACACGGCAGGAAATGCGGCAACAGTAAAGATGAGAACGGTAAGGGTTGTGGGGTGGGAATTGGTGAATAATACCGGAATTACTATTAATAGTTATGATGGATTTGCAATGAAATTGGTGAACAATAACCTGTATATTGCCTATGTCGATAATAGTGATATCAAAACGTATGTGAAGAAACTCAATGGTAATAGCTGGGATTTAGTTGGCGGGGGGGCGGTCGACGCATTAGAGGCGAATATGGTGTCTCTGGCGGTTTCGTCAGATGGAACAACACCGTATATAGGGTATGTATCCACTCAAACCAATAAAGCGACAATAGTCTCCAGGTTACAGGGCGGTACCTGGCAGACAATTTTTACATCCCAGTATGATTACACGTGGTCAAATTTCGCTGATGTGGAAATTTCTCCAACCGGGGGAATTTATTTGGTGAATGATCTCTCAAATAACAGCAACCCAGTTATTACTTCCCTGATGAAATACAATACGGTTAGCGGCCAAATGGTGCCGACAGATACTCTAAGCGGCGGCATTTACCGAAATTACTATCAAACGGAAAAAGATTACCATGTCCTTGCTTTTGCTTCCGATGGAACCCCATATATTACATATCGCGGACCAGGCGGATTCACCATAAAAAAGAAGCCGGGAACATCGTGGATTGGCGCCGGCGCAACCGCCGCGGACAGTATTTTCGATGTTGCTTACTCCGCACCGTTACAAACTGTCTTTTCAAACAATAACCTGTTTGTTCTGGTTTCAAGTGATGGTGCAAACCCGACCGTGTATAACCTGAAAGCCGGTAGTTGGACCAATCTCGGGACAATTACTTCCAGTGGGTCCGTGCAGCCGTGCTTAGCTGCCCTCGGAGATACGTGTTATGTTTCGTATGCCAGTTACCCGGACTATACTGGCGGTCCTGTTTATGTTAAAAAAATCGTTAATGGCTCCCTTAAAAATGTGCCTGAAGTAAGTCCTGATGGACTCGCTATCGCAGGCACTTTCAATTACTCCTGGGTTGAAGTTGGCAATGGAATCGTGTATGCTGCGGGAAGGGACCAAAGTTCCGGGGTAATTTCTTTGATGAAATACGTTAAGCAATAAGAGAATCGTTAGCGACCAAAACAACTATAATCTTGACAACCGGGGTTGCTTTGGAGGCATGTGTGAAATAGTCCCTGCACTTTCTTCTTGGTAAATCTTTACTTGACTTCTGCATGATTTACTGCTGAAAAAAAGACCCTCTCAAACCAGAAAGGGCCTTTTTCCAATCAAATAAAACGAAACACGGTCGTTTACCTGCTGAGCACCAGATCTCCAGATGCAACGGTCTTCTGGCCTTTGATTCTACATTGGCCTTCGTAAATTGCTTGTTCTCGTTCCGTCTTTGGCCGACAAAACACATTTATGATTGGTTCTCATTAAAGCGTATATAATTCCCAATCGAATAGTATCGTATAATGATCCCGCCTTTGATTCCTCATTTTAGGCCCCCCATTAATTAAATTCCCAAAGCCAGAATCCGCTACTGCTTCAAGAAAAGCATTTCTTGGCATCGGCATGTTATGCGGATTTAATCGATACTCCACTTGTATGCCAATATCGGCCAAATATTGTTTTATTGCAATAGCTTCAGGTTCATAGTAAGTGGTAATGAGCAAACAACCGTTTTCATGTAAATGCCTTAGTGCCTGCACAAAAATATTTTGCCAGGAAAAAGAAACGGGGGTGTTGGCAGCCTCAGAATCAGAAATGTTATAATGCATAAAAACTTCAGGATGTCGCATAATGATTATTTCATACGTCCGTTCGAAAGCCTCCGGATAGGGCCCCTTTCCATCAAATTGCGCCAAATGAATGGTGGTTTTGCCATTATTTACACCTTGAGCATTAGCTATCGGCATGCGATCAAAGGCATAAATATGATGGGCAAAATCATGAATAACCTGTAAATCGCTCCCGCTGCCGCACGCTACAACTAAAGCTGTCGTGTTTTCAGGATCAGGTAACGCCCGTCCCCTAAAAGCATTTATCAAAGTCTGTTTAAACAAGGTTGCAGCCTTTATGCCTGGAGCAATTAAATCCATAAACTCATTATTGGGAAACCCATTATTCAGGGCTGGGATAACTTTATCCGGATGCTGCCTGATCCATTTTTTAAAATAAGTGACTTGTTGTTTAAATTCAGCTTTTAACGCGTTTTTGAATTGTAATAAAGAAGATGCGCTCATCATTTTTCCTGGTACTCTGCTAGCAGAAAAACAGGTGTGTTTCCCATAACAATCCCTACTGACGATAAATATATACTTGGTAAATATTCTAAGAAACAGCTAAACAAAAAAGGCCCTCTCTTCATAGAGAAGGCCTTTACACGCATTTCAAGAAATCTTACTCCTACCTGCTGAGTACCAACTCTCCGGACGTCACGGTCTTCTGTCCCTTGATCCTCACAATGTAATTGCCAGCTTGAACAAGGCTTCCAGAATTGGTCCTGCCGTCCCAGACGATGTGGTTGCTACCCGGATTGACGGCAAGCTTGCAGACACTTCTTCCCATAACGTTGAAGACCTCGGCATGCTGCACGGTTTCTCCTTCAGAAAGATTTATCGAAGTGGTGATAGACCTGATTCCGCTGCCGGAAACAGAGACTTGAACTATGCCTTGGCGGGAAAGATGCGGATTCTCCCTGACTTCAGTCGAAATTGGCCAAGTAGAGGCGTCAACAAGCCCTTTTCCGGCGCCGGTTTGCGCGGTCATAAGCGTGGTTATGTCCGCCGCCGTGTAGCCGTAGATGGTTACGAACTTATCAACTATGGCCGTATTCCATGCGGGATACGCACTACCCGAATGATATTTTTGATCCCTGATCTTAATTGTTGCAGCATGATCAACGGCGCCCGCAAAGGTACCCATCACAATGGAACGCTGGTCAGCGCCATCGCTGACACTGCCGCTCCACTGCCCCGGGTCGCCCGCCCACATACAGTCCACTATGCAGAGCTGTGCTTTTGCAGGATAGGAAGTGGGAATATTTCCAACGACGTAGTCGCAGGAGTTGACGTACATGAGCGCCCAAATCCCGAGATCGGCGGCAGGACTATCAGAGTTACTGGGATCTCCACCTGTGTGCCCGAAGTCGATTGTCTGCTTGTTATTCTTCTGGCACATCGTAACGCCGCTGTACTCCCAATAGCGGTCATGGCCCTTGTTAACGGCGCAGTTCACTAAGATGTCGACTCCGTTGATGCTTGATGTTCCAGAGGCGTTATTCAGATTGCCCGTGAAATTAGGAAGACCGGCCGGAAACTGCACTGTCACGCCGCCCGTACCTCCCCCGAAAACAACGCCTGTCGGGATGGGTTTGCCTGCGCCGACATAAGTCGACTTGTTGAAAGGACCGGCGTTACCACCGTCATAAATACAGATGTTTGCCGGCAGCATACCCTTGCCGATAAGCACGTTGCATACTTTTGCCACAACGGCAACAGACGGAAAAAGACCGGAAAAAGTATTCACCTTTATCGCAGCTTTTGCCGTTGCCCACGTTTTACTGGACGGAATCTTGAAAATTGTGTTCCATGCGGTAGTAATGTCATGCGTATTTGCAAGCGCGCATGCCAGCTTGTCCATGTCTGTTGCGACGACTGAGTAATTCACCACCGCATCAGTTGTATTTGCGGCTGGACTGGGATTATTGAATCCATCCCACTGCGGCCAATGGTGGTTGGCATTCATCACGGCTTGGTCCGTTATCCACGCGACGCGAAGATTGTCGATATCCTGATTGATCGGCGTCGTGCTGAGGTTCACTAGGGTGGTGTTGATAGGTGCCGCAGCGGCCTTTTTCGCGCCAGGTCCAATCATGGCCAAGCCGACCGCACTGGCAGCCGATGCCTTCAAGAAGTTTCTCCTACTTTCCAAGGTTTTCTTGCTCATATCTTTCCCCTCCAGATAAAGTTTTAATATTTATAAACAGTTTTTTCTATTGCACTATTATCGAATGAAAGTAATTCATGAATGCGCTGGCATCCGGTAACGCAAGACCGCTGGAAGTATACTTTGTAAATTGCATCTCAATATAAAAATTGCTGAAATGACCGTATGCGTAAATCGAAGAACCATTATTTGTGTAAAACGCATCGGAAATTAAGTAGGGCGCCAAAGCGGATTCCGGTTCCCATGAACTGCCCTGCACCTTTCCGGCAAATATCGTCTGGGAATTTGCGGCGGTTCCATATTCAATTACTAGCATCTTGACACGCCCGGTATCCGTTGCTGACATGGCCTTGAACATGAACCTTTGAAATCCTTCTTTAAGAGTGCTGTTAAGGCATGTGCCGCAGTAGGTACTGCTACCGCCATCCACATAGTTGTAAATTGATGTGTCAACAAAATTGTCCATGCTGTCGGATACCCACCCTGCTATTTGATTTGTTATAATAAGACTCGATAAAGGGACTGAGGTAGTTCCAGGCGAGGTCGGCCCGCACAGGGAGAAGTTAAGTCCTAAAAAGCAGGTTGTACCGAAAAGAGCCAGGAAAAGACCTTTTAATAACCTTCGTTTCATGAACACGACCCCCTTTTTGTTAAAATACTGTCTCTTGTAACAAATATAAGGAATTTAAGCGATTTTTTCAGATAAATCACCAAAACACGGCTTTGCTCTATCAGGTTGCATGAGATATTTCGAGAATATTGTGGTCGATATTGCAACCCCAGCCAAACTATTTCAACAATTAATATAGATTAAAATAATCACTTACTGTCAAAATTGAGCATATTTTTCTTAAAAAATCAAAGGCCTTTTTTTATTGGACAATTGCCTTGTATGTATCCAAAAACTTCAAGGCCTCTGGAACAGCAATGGTGGAAATTTGAGAAACCGTAAAACCCATGACATAAAATTCAAAATATAATGCGCCGAATGTGGCGTATACATGGATGCCTCCGCCGACCACTGATGCCTGTGCTTCATTATCGGAATATTGGCCAAGGGTGACCTTAGTTGTAATATTTACCGCGACTTGTGCGTCATACAAGGCCTTGGCTTTTGCCGTTGTGCCATAGTTATGGACATATCCGTTGAATGCATAATCACCATTGAGCGGTGAAGCAGTTGGCCCCCCATTCATTTTTTCATGGAACCATGAGACAAGACCAGAGTCTTTATACACCTGGGCCGGGCCATCGATGTAGTTAAAGAGGCTTTCGGGAGGATATTGGACAAAATGGCTACTCGAATCCGGGACCCAGCCTGATATTTGTGAAGTAAAATAAAGGTCTTGCAGCTTGGTCTGCGGATTTGTTCCTTTATCGCCGCAATTCCATACCAGAGCAACGCAGACAATAATAAATATTGTAATTCCGCCCCAATACTGGATTTTTCGAGAATTATTCATTGGGCCTCATCTGGTAAACAGCCTATTCTTGTTTTGAAAATTTTAAGGAGTAACGGATAAATGCGGATCAGTCGTGTCCGGCGAAAATTTCAAAAAGCACCTGTCAAGTTTCTTTTCTCGTATCCCCCCCTTCGGGGGGATTTTAAGGGGGGCTTATAACAGCATAAAATCAGCTGGACCAAACCCCGCTATTCAGTAAATCCCTTTGGCAGCTCTTCCCCGGAAGAAGGAATGGCGTTCTGCGGTTTGGGCGTGGCCTGGTTTTCCGAGCCGCGGGATTTGACCGTGCCTCCTGCCTCGCCGCCCGATCCCATGGTCTCGGCGCTGATCTGGTTTTCGGCGGCAGATTCCTTGATCTCCCGGAGGACTTTCCTTTTCTCCGTGATGTAAGAACCGTTCTTTTTTCTGTCTTCACCGATTGAATACACTTCGATCGCGGCCCGGCCGTACACCGGGCAAGCTTTTTCGCAATATCCGCAGCCGATGCACTTGTCGTCCATCACGAACGGTCGCTTGAACGGCCCCTTGAAATTGTCCACCACCATGGAGTCGATCGCATGGATGGGGCAGATTTCGGCGCAGATGAGGCAGAGCTTTTCCTGCTCCCACGCTATGCAGCGGTGGCGGTCGATCACGGCGGTGCCGAGCTTGACAAACTGTTTTTCGGGAAGGGGCAGGGCGCGGATGGCCTGCGTGGGGCACACGTGACCGCACATGTTGCATTTGTCCTCGCACGGGCCCTTGCGCGGCACCAGGTGCGGCGTCCACAGGCCGTCGAACCCGCATTCGAGGTCGGCGGGCTGGAGGCCGTTGGTCTTGCAGGTCTTCATGCATTCGCCGCAGCGAATGCAGCGCGCAA encodes the following:
- a CDS encoding immunoglobulin domain-containing protein; this encodes MRTIRSLSLLAVSFASLVFLTCTGQENPFKPSDATVTPELENSAGQSGTTISDSVGKPVKIILLAYLPSYIDSVKVIVANTTTADTDTVRVFNKGTVWTDTQIVNIIFRTAGTRTVTIIVFAGGTEKTSTVSIDIAAKPVPNHRPALVVTGLLNITTAQTCSLSLSVRDSDTGQTHLFTLVKGPKGATFTDSIFRWTPPAGFTGTDSAVFSVTDNGAPPLSDTATEYITVSESLSLQITAPLPAATNVAQGGSTALTVAVSGTAPISYQWYYNGAAIGGATGNSYSKTWGASDGGYYKIVVSNAKGKDSSTTQVTVCPRITAGLGPSTSIAINSATALSVTAAGTPPMSYQWYRNDTAISGATTGSYSKTWAASDGGVYKVIVSNGAGSDSSETAVTINSSITTPLPGITGVKQGSSFALSVVATGTPPITYQWYYNNVVIIGATSASYSKTWGAGDGGIYKIVVTNGIGKDSSSTQLIVAPVITSTLGATTNMSQGGNTALSVSATGTAPLSYQWYLNDVSISGATLSAYSKTWGATDGGVYKVIVGNAAGSDSSHTTLNVGVVISPRLGAKTSFNQGSSGQLSVTATGTAPITYQWYFNGNQISGAASSSYSKTWQYADSGTYKVMATNAAGTDTSSTVVAVKDVTPPVIILKGSLDTTIAIGSTWTEPGDSAWDDRDGVITNKIKVTGGPVAVSASGKFTLAYNVSDTAGNAATVKMRTVRVVGWELVNNTGITINSYDGFAMKLVNNNLYIAYVDNSDIKTYVKKLNGNSWDLVGGGAVDALEANMVSLAVSSDGTTPYIGYVSTQTNKATIVSRLQGGTWQTIFTSQYDYTWSNFADVEISPTGGIYLVNDLSNNSNPVITSLMKYNTVSGQMVPTDTLSGGIYRNYYQTEKDYHVLAFASDGTPYITYRGPGGFTIKKKPGTSWIGAGATAADSIFDVAYSAPLQTVFSNNNLFVLVSSDGANPTVYNLKAGSWTNLGTITSSGSVQPCLAALGDTCYVSYASYPDYTGGPVYVKKIVNGSLKNVPEVSPDGLAIAGTFNYSWVEVGNGIVYAAGRDQSSGVISLMKYVKQ
- a CDS encoding twin-arginine translocation signal domain-containing protein — its product is MSKKTLESRRNFLKASAASAVGLAMIGPGAKKAAAAPINTTLVNLSTTPINQDIDNLRVAWITDQAVMNANHHWPQWDGFNNPSPAANTTDAVVNYSVVATDMDKLACALANTHDITTAWNTIFKIPSSKTWATAKAAIKVNTFSGLFPSVAVVAKVCNVLIGKGMLPANICIYDGGNAGPFNKSTYVGAGKPIPTGVVFGGGTGGVTVQFPAGLPNFTGNLNNASGTSSINGVDILVNCAVNKGHDRYWEYSGVTMCQKNNKQTIDFGHTGGDPSNSDSPAADLGIWALMYVNSCDYVVGNIPTSYPAKAQLCIVDCMWAGDPGQWSGSVSDGADQRSIVMGTFAGAVDHAATIKIRDQKYHSGSAYPAWNTAIVDKFVTIYGYTAADITTLMTAQTGAGKGLVDASTWPISTEVRENPHLSRQGIVQVSVSGSGIRSITTSINLSEGETVQHAEVFNVMGRSVCKLAVNPGSNHIVWDGRTNSGSLVQAGNYIVRIKGQKTVTSGELVLSR